One part of the Aspergillus luchuensis IFO 4308 DNA, chromosome 5, nearly complete sequence genome encodes these proteins:
- a CDS encoding RlpA-like double-psi beta-barrel domain-containing protein (COG:S;~EggNog:ENOG410PS83;~InterPro:IPR036908;~SECRETED:SignalP(1-21)): MAPLSKSLALAGTLFAAFGSAAPVEKRSTEVVYQTVTSVVWTTVDVTTTIYGAAPTESAAASPTPDSQYQVPGNSQPEQSVNYQPSSFTTSTSTAWGAAWTPEPASSTTSTSTSEWEPAWTPAPTSSSSTTEWEPAWTPSTTSQEPAWTPSTTTVPAAATTSASSSSGSSGSSGSSSGYSGSCSSGSPCTGDLTYYVAGLGSCGITNDGNTDMVVALPHGIMQDSDCGKTVKITYNGVTDYGTVWDKCMGCDDVSIDLSERLFKKFGTESEGRLTGAEWYIE, encoded by the coding sequence ATGGCCCCTCTTTCCAAGTCTCTCGCCCTGGCCGGCACTCTCTTTGCCGCCTTTGGCTCTGCAGCTCCTGTTGAGAAGCGCTCAACCGAAGTTGTTTACCAGACCGTCACCTCCGTCGTCTGGACCACTGTCGAcgtgaccaccaccatctatGGCGCTGCCCCTACCGAATCCGCTGCCGCTAGCCCTACCCCCGACTCTCAATACCAGGTGCCCGGCAACAGCCAGCCTGAGCAATCCGTCAACTACCAGCCCTCTTCCTTCActacctccacctccaccgcttGGGGCGCTGCTTGGACCCCCGAGCccgcatcctccaccacttcGACTTCCACCAGTGAGTGGGAACCCGCCTGGACTCCTGCCCccaccagctccagctccaccactGAATGGGAGCCTGCCTGGACTCCTTCCACTACCAGCCAAGAGCCCGCCTGgaccccctccaccaccaccgttcCCGCTGCGGCCACTACCTCGGCCTCAAGCTCCAGCGGCAGCAGTGGTagcagtggcagcagcagtggatACTCCGGTAGCTGCTCCTCTGGGTCTCCTTGCACGGGTGATCTGACCTACTACGTGGCTGGACTGGGATCCTGCGGCATCACCAACGACGGCAACACCGACATGGTGGTTGCGCTTCCCCATGGCATCATGCAAGACAGCGACTGCGGTAAGACCGTGAAGATCACCTACAACGGTGTGACCGACTACGGCACCGTCTGGGACAAGTGCATGGGCTGTGACGATGTGTCGATCGACCTGTCGGAGAGGCTGTTCAAGAAGTTCGGTACCGAGTCTGAGGGACGCCTGACGGGCGCAGAGTGGTACATTGAGTAG
- a CDS encoding uncharacterized protein (TransMembrane:2 (n4-12c18/19o42-63i75-97o)), producing MDSLVLLLVGAVDPDGDSLPPNTNWYHTHHTSIHPYIPLAPIPIQILSLSLLRFSPASFPLLFHLTVRPLFDARSFLLSTLIPWVFCSILLCSTHSLDSSVDQSINPSKRKQ from the coding sequence atggatTCTTTGGTGTTGTTACTTGTTGGTGCGGTGGATCCCGACGGTGATTCACTCCCCCCAAATACCAATTGGTACCATACACaccatacatccatccatccatacatacCACTGGCTCCAATTCCAATACAaatactctccctctccctccttcgtTTCTCAcctgcttctttccctctcctcttccacctcacAGTCCGTCCTCTCTTTGACGCTCGGtcattccttctttccacccTCATTCCTTGGGTTTTTTGCTCTATACTGCTGTGCAGTACGCATTCCTTAGACTCCTCTGTCGACCAGAGCATCAATCCTTCCAAAAGAAAACAGTGA